A window of the Pseudomonas gozinkensis genome harbors these coding sequences:
- a CDS encoding DUF1656 domain-containing protein, whose product MPIDFEIGGVYLPPIAQALLLAIPVFLLLDWGLRRLGVLRFVWHEALFEGALYACVCAALILLMGA is encoded by the coding sequence TTGCCCATTGATTTCGAGATCGGCGGCGTTTACCTGCCTCCCATCGCACAGGCCCTGCTACTGGCCATACCGGTTTTTCTGCTGCTCGATTGGGGTTTGCGCCGGCTTGGCGTCCTGCGTTTTGTCTGGCACGAGGCGCTGTTCGAAGGCGCCTTGTACGCCTGTGTATGCGCCGCACTGATTTTGCTGATGGGAGCCTGA
- a CDS encoding biotin/lipoyl-binding protein produces the protein MKTLLTRLTTLAVVLLAIVLGWFAWEHYTRAPWTRDARVRADVVTLSADVSGRIVTLSVQDNQHVDKGQLLLEIDPARYSLAVEHAKRSVEVSKATLGQSQAAIVASEALLKQRQSEERRRRTLKQGFAISGEEWEKSSTDVAVAQADLLRNQANLGLAEANVQLAIAALTQAELDLQRTRVEAPVSGYVTNLLTRQGDYAVAGGALLALVDSSSFYVSGYFEETKLPRIEEGDRVRIELMSGEKFGGTVQSIAFAIADRENAQGSRLLANINPSYTWVKLAQRVPVRIGIDPDYAGKDRLRAGTTATVTVLENRERQAQKSPATE, from the coding sequence TTGAAGACGTTGCTCACTCGATTGACGACATTGGCGGTGGTGCTGCTGGCGATCGTGCTCGGCTGGTTTGCCTGGGAGCATTACACCAGGGCGCCGTGGACGCGGGACGCGCGGGTGAGGGCGGATGTGGTGACGCTGTCGGCAGACGTCTCGGGCCGCATCGTCACGCTCTCGGTGCAGGACAACCAGCATGTCGACAAGGGTCAGTTGCTGCTGGAGATCGATCCGGCTCGCTACAGCCTCGCCGTCGAGCATGCGAAACGCTCGGTGGAGGTCTCGAAGGCCACGCTCGGGCAGTCGCAAGCGGCCATTGTCGCCAGCGAGGCGCTGCTCAAACAACGCCAGAGCGAAGAACGCCGCCGACGCACGCTCAAACAAGGGTTCGCGATTTCCGGGGAAGAGTGGGAGAAGTCCAGCACCGATGTCGCGGTAGCCCAGGCCGATCTGTTGCGCAATCAGGCGAATCTCGGTTTGGCCGAAGCCAACGTGCAGTTGGCGATTGCCGCGCTGACCCAGGCTGAGCTGGATCTGCAACGCACCCGAGTCGAAGCGCCGGTCAGCGGTTATGTCACCAATCTGTTGACCCGACAGGGGGATTACGCAGTGGCCGGCGGCGCCTTGCTGGCGCTGGTGGACAGCAGCTCCTTTTATGTCAGCGGCTATTTCGAGGAAACCAAGTTGCCAAGGATCGAGGAGGGGGATCGGGTGCGGATCGAATTGATGAGCGGGGAAAAATTCGGCGGCACCGTGCAAAGCATCGCCTTCGCCATTGCTGACCGGGAAAACGCGCAAGGCAGCCGATTGCTCGCCAACATCAACCCCAGCTACACCTGGGTGAAACTGGCGCAACGGGTACCGGTGCGGATCGGCATCGATCCCGATTACGCAGGCAAGGACCGACTGAGAGCCGGCACTACCGCGACGGTCACAGTGCTGGAAAACCGAGAACGACAGGCACAAAAAAGCCCCGCGACCGAATGA